A stretch of Mobula birostris isolate sMobBir1 chromosome 2, sMobBir1.hap1, whole genome shotgun sequence DNA encodes these proteins:
- the mtres1 gene encoding mitochondrial transcription rescue factor 1, which produces MNKLIFPAHILKSLSTNAVFWRKCASREVCRAKGVPAICAHFTLNLNTVEQRSKRQQVLSVLREKPFVIFVRHKGSRKRNRRMVQQDLEEDEESDDPEKSDYETESEEEKDDGTQPKTYKDLEKVVASFRFDLIMKAGLDMARNKVEDAFYGNKLRLNGERLQKKSKVVKAGDVLDLIIGDNKEEEVAVVMRVVLRNIAEEMTDTDKYRVTLRRWKSLKLPRAEVFK; this is translated from the exons ATGAACAAATTAATCTTCCCAGCTCATATCCTAAAGAGTTTAAGCACCAATGCGGTGTTCTGGAGGAAGTGTGCATCGCGTGAAGTGTGCAGGGCGAAAGGTGTGCCCGCAATCTGTGCCCATTTCACTCTGAACTTAAACACCGTTGAGCAGAGGTCCAAAAGACAGCAGGTGCTATCTGTGCTCCGGGAGAAGCCTTTTGTTATATTCGTAAGGCACAAAGGCTCGAGAAAGCGGAACAGGAGAATGGTACAACAGGACCtggaggaggatgaggagagTGACGATCCTGAGAAAAGTGATTATGAGACTGAATCGGAGGAAGAGAAGGACGATGGCACGCAGCCTAAAACTTACAAGGACCTCGAGAAAGTAGTGGCGTCTTTTAGGTTTGACCTCATCATGAAAGCTGGTCTGGACATGGCCAGGAA CAAAGTGGAAGATGCCTTCTACGGCAACAAACTAAGGCTGAATGGAGAAAGGTTGCAGAAAAAAAGTAAAGTG GTGAAGGCGGGTGATGTCCTTGATCTCATTATTGGGGATAATAAAGAAGAAGAAGTGGCTGTCGTGATGAGGGTTGTGCTTCGAAACATTGCTGAGGAAATGACAGACACTGACAAATACAGGGTAACTCTGAGACGCTGGAAAAGTCTAAAGCTACCCAGAGCAGAAGTGTTCAAGTAA